The DNA window ATTTTGAATTGATTCTAATGCACGGTTTGCATGTTTTTCAGCACGTTCAGATTTTGAACGAATGCGTTCACCTAAATCAGGGAACAATCCAAAGTTAACGTTCATTGGTTGAAAGTTCTTGCTGTCCGCTTCTGTAATATAACGAGCCATACTACCTAAAGCTGTTTCAGCTGGGAAAACCAATAATTCTTCACCTAATGCCAATTTTGCTGCGTTAATGCCAGCTAATAATCCGCTTCCAGCAGATTCAACATAGCCTTCTACACCTGTCATTTGACCTGCAAAGAAGATGTTATCATCAGCTTTTAGTTGATAAGTTGGTTTCAGGACCCGTGGCGAGTTAATAAATGTGTTCCGGTGCATAACACCATATCGCACAATTTCAACATTTTCTAGGCCTGGAATCAATTTCAACACTTCTTTTTGAGGGCCCCACTTAAGATGCGTTTGGAAACCAACAATATTATAAAGTGTTCCAGCTGCATCATCCTGGCGAAGCTGTACAACTGCATATGGACGCTCTCCTGTTTTCGGATCTTCTAGTCCTACTGGCTTCATCGGTCCGAATGTTAAGGTTTTCTCACCTCTGGCCGCCATAACTTCTACTGGCATACAGCCTTCAAAATAAATTTCTTTTTCAAATTCTTTTAAAGGTACCACTTCAGCTTCTACAAGCGCTTTATGGAATCGCATAAACTCTTCTTCTGTCATCGGACAGTTTAGATATGCTGCTTCCCCTTTATCATAGCGCGACTTTAGATAAACTTTATCCATATCAATGCTGTCTTTTTCAACGATTGGTGCAGCTGCATCATAGAAATACAAGTATTCCTCACCCGTCAAATCACGAATTTTTTCAGCAAGCGCTGGAGAAGTTAATGGACCAGTCGCAATAATCGTAATGCCTTCTGGTATTTCAGTAACTTCTTCGTTAATCACTTCTACTAGTGGATGATTTTTCACTTTATCAGTAACAGCCGCCGCAAATTCGTGACGATCCACAGCCAGTGCGCCACCCGCTGGGACAGATGCGCCATCTGCAGATTCAATAATAACTGAATCTAATTTACGCATTTCTTCTTTAATCACACCTACAGCATTTGTTAACGAATTTGCTCGTAAAGAATTACTGCAAACTAATTCTGCAAATTTATCTGTGTGATGCGCTGCAGTTTGTTGAACAGGGCGCATTTCAAACAAGCGAACGTTTACCCCGCGCTTTGCGATTTGCCAAGCTGCTTCACTACCTGCTAGACCTGCACCAATTACGTTTACATATTTCGTCATTTCTAAACACCTCTATACTATTATTGAACTTCTTCTTTATAATCACAGCTCGTACAATTAATTTGCACGCCTTTTTTCACTTTTTTCTCTACAAGTAACTCACTACATTTTGGACACGGTCGCTCGATCGGTTTATCCCATGAAACAAATTCACATTCAGGATATCTTTCGCAACCATAAAATATACGGCGTTTCTTACTTTTTCTTTCAACAATTTCGCCTTGTTTACAAGTTGGGCATGTAACCCCAATATGCTTCACAATCGCTTTTGTATTACGACATTCAGGAAAATTACTACAAGCCATGAACTTTCCGTAGCGACCTAATTTATAAACCATCGGTGCGCCGCATAATTCACAATCTTCGCCAGCTGGCTCGTCTTTAATCTGAACTTTTTCCATTTCATTCTCTGCTACTTCGACATTTTTTTCAAATTTACGATAAAATGCGTCGATGATAGAACGCCATTCAATTTCGCCTTCTTCGACAGTATCCAAATCGTGCTCCATTTTAGCTGTAAATTCAATGTTTAAAATATCCGGGAAAAATTCAAGTACTAACTGATGAACAATTTCACCTAACTCAGTTGGAATAAATCGTTTTGCATCCAGTGTGACATACCCACGCTTTTGAATTGTATCCAAAGTTGGCGCATAAGTTGACGGACGTCCTATTCCAAGCTCTTCGAGCGCTCTTACTAAACGGGCCTCTGTAAAACGAGGAGGCGGCTGCGTAAAATGCTGATTTGGTGTAATATCAATTGCTTTTACCACGTCACCTTCAGCCATTTCCGGTAAGATATTGTCTTTTTCTTCTTTTTGATCATCCGTACCTTCAATATAAAGCTTCATGAAGCCTGGAAATTTAACTTGAGAACCGTTTGCACGAAACACTGCTTCACCATTTTGCAATTCTGCCATAACTGTATCCAACACTGCCGAAGACATCTGACTTGCAACAAAACGATCCCAGATTAGTTTGTATAGACGGTAAAGGTCACGTGAAAGAATGCTCTTCATCGACTCTGGAGTCCGCATTACGCTAGTTGGACGCACAGCTTCGTGAGCATCTTGTGATTTTGCTGACTGCTTGGCAGCAGCTTTTTGTGTAACGTACTCATCACCATAGTTTTCAACGATAAAATCGATGGTGTCTTTTTTTGCTGTATCTGAAATTCGTGTGGAATCTGTTCGCATATAGGTGATTAAACCTGTAATGCCTTCTTTCCCTACTGCAATACCTTCATACAATTGTTGCGCTAGCATCATTGTCTTTTTAGCTCGGAAGTTTAACTTGCGAGCAGCTTCTTGCTGAAGTGAAGAAGTTGTAAAAGAAGGGGAGGGATTTCTTTTTCTCTCTTTTTTCACCACTCGGTTAACGTTAAAATCTTTTCCTGACATCGAAGCTAGCACTTCTTTAACATCTGCTTCATTATGCAATTTCATTTTTTCTTTTGTATTACCATAAAATTGCGCTTCAAAATTCTTTTTTGATTTTTCGAACTCCCCAGTAATTGACCAGTATTCTTCCGGTTCAAAAATTTTGATTTCGTTTTCACGATCAATTACTAGTCTTAGTGCTACTGATTGAACACGACCAGCTGATAAACCTTTTTTTACTTTTTTCCAAAGCAAAGGGCTGATGCTATACCCTACAAGACGATCTAAAATTCGGCGTGCCTGTTGTGCATCAACTAAGTCCATGTCAATTTTACGTGGGTGTTTAAATGATTCTTTAATCGCATCTTTTGTAATTTCGTTAAAGACGACACGACAATCTGAAGTTTGATCAATGCCGAGTGCCGTTGCTAAATGCCATGCAATTGCTTCTCCTTCTCTGTCGGGGTCAGCCGCGAGAAAGACTTTCTTCGCTTTTTTTGCTTCTTTTTTAAGATCTTGTAAGATTGGTCCTTTACCTCTGATTGTAATATAACGAGGTTCGTAGTTGTTTTCCACGTCTACACCCATTTGACTCCGGGGCAAATCGCGTAAATGTCCAAGTGAAGCACGGACTTTATATTTCTTACCCAAATACCGCTCGATTGTTTTTGCCTTTGCAGGCGACTCCACAATCACTAAAAAATCCGCCATAAATTTTTCCTCCTCATAGAGGTTTCTCAAAACTGCTAAAAGAATTACCTGTTGCAAAATGTATAACAGTTTTTAGCTTAATGCAAGGGTTTTCGTTTTTTTCATTCTTTTTCAGCTGTCATATGTTGGTATTCTTCTAACACTTGCCAACCATTCCACACTGGTTTCGCGCCTTCAACTATCAATTTATGCGGCCCTTCAGATAACAAAGAGTCAATATTACCTGGTACAGCAAAAATATCTTTTCCATGATCTAAAGCATGTTCAATTGTGCTCAAAGTGCCACTTTTAATCTGGGCTTCAGTTACGATAATTCCTTTAGATAAACCACTGATAATGCGATTTCTCATTGGGAAATTCCATTTTTCAGGCTTTACATAAGGTGGATATTCCGTTAAAACAAGGTGTCTTTCTTCTATTATATGGTTTAAGCCTGCATTTTCTTTTGGATAGGGGTGCAAAAATCCACTGCCCGTAACTGCGATTGTATGACCTCCTAAATCAATCGTTTTTTGATGAGCCATAGCATCCGCTCCTTTTGCTAAACCACTGACAATAACATAGCCTTTTTCCACAAGTGGCGGCACGATTTTTTGGAGAGCTTTTTGAGTGTATATTGTGGCTTTACGAGATCCAATTATGGCTACTTTTTGAGGGTTTTTTAATAATGTTAGATCTCCTTTAGCATAAAGAACAGCTGGTGGATCGATTAATTCTAGTAAATTTTCGGGATAAAGTGGGTGTTGATAAGATATGGGGAGTATCTTATATTTGGCGTAGGTTTCATGTAAGGGGTATGTCAGAGATTGTCTATAAGAGGCTTTTAATTTGATTGCTTGTTCTAATTTAATATTCAGCAGCCACATTAATTCATTTGGTGATTTTTTTTCGAGTCTTGTTAAGTCTGGATCATCTGAAAATAGCGGCAATAACTTCTGCAAACTTTTAGGGTAGACGTAATGCAATGCTAACAAACGTTTTGTAAATTCATCGTTCATCTTGTTCCTCCTCTTTTTTAAAGATCAATTAAGGTGCGCCCGACTATGAAACACCTTCATTTCATTTTAATCGTTTTTTCTGTCGACGTAAACTTTTAAAATGCACCTTTTTTAGTAGAATAGTTATTTAATTCCTTATATTAGTTACTTGTTATCAATGGTAAACTAAAGCTACTAGAACAATGCTTTTTATACTCTCACTAGTTTCTAACGAGTTAGTATCTTATTTTACTAAAAAGGAGTTTTAAATGACATTGAGTAAAATAATTCATTCAAGTGCCACCATATTATGGTTGATCTCTGCTATTTATTTACTTTATAAATATTTTTTAAACTTGGGCTACTGGGATCGTCCGCTTTATATTAGCTTAGGTTTATTCTTGATCATCATTATTAGCCGCAAACCATTTAATAAACTAAATCTATGGATTTCCTTATTTTACATTGCTTTTGGCGTTTGGGTTTCACTAGATTTCTTTCTAATTATGACAGATGTTTTTACAGTAAATTAACGCTATTATTATCATCAAATAAAATAAAAAAACTCAAAACCTTGATTTACCAAGGCTTTGAGTTTTTATTTTACTTATTAATGAGTTTTACACTTATCGTATAAACCTTTTTCTTTAATCACTTTGATCAAAGTTTCTCCGATTACTGATGGAGTGTCTGCAACTTCGATTCCAGCTTCGTTCATTGCTTTGATTTTATCAGCAGCTGTTCCTTTACCGCCAGAAATAATCGCACCGGCATGGCCCATACGTTTTCCTTCAGGTGCAGTTTGTCCGCCAATAAATCCAACAACAGGTTTCGTCATGTTCGCTTTAACCCACTCAGCAGCTTCTTCTTCAGCTGTTCCGCCGATTTCACCGATCATTACAACTGCGTACGTATCTTCATCTTCGTTGAATTCTTTCAACACATCGATAAAGTTTGTACCATTTACTGGGTCTCCACCAATACCGACAGCTGTCGATTGGCCAATTCCCTCTTCAGACAATTGGTGAGTCGCTTCATACGTCAGTGTACCTGAACGTGAAACAACGCCAACATGTCCTTTTTTATGAATGTATCCAGGCATGATGCCGATTTTACATTCGTCCGGAGTAATAACGCCCGGGCAGTTTGGTCCAACAAGACGTGTTTTCTTGCCTTCCATGTAACGGTTCACTTTAACCATATCCAAAACTGGAATATGCTCAGTGATACAAATTGCCATGTCAAGTTCAGCTTCAACAGCTTCAAGAATTGCGTCTGCAGCGAAAGGTGCCGGTACGTAAATTACAGATACGTTAGCTCCTGTAGCTTTTACTGCTTCTTCAACAGTATTGAAGACAGGTACGCCTTCAGCTTCAGTTCCGCCTTTACCTGGTGTTACACCCGCAACGATTTTCGTTCCGTATTCAAGCATTTGCTTTGTATGGAAAAGGGCAGTTGACCCTGTAATTCCTTGTACAAGCACTTTTGTGTCTTTATTAATGTATACACTCATTTTTGTCCCTGCCCTTCTTTAGCCTACAAGTTCTACGATCTGTTTAGCGCCGTCTGCCATTGTTCCAGCAGCTACGATATTAAGACCTGATTCATTAAGCAGTTTTTTACCAAGTTCTACGTTTGTTCCTTCAAGACGGACTACTAATGGCACTTCAAGGCTTACTTCTTTAGCAGCTTGAATAACGCCTTCCGCAATGATGTCACACTTCATGATACCGCCGAAAATGTTAACGAAAATTCCTTTTACATTCTTATCAGAAAGAATGATTTTGAAAGCTTCCGTTACTTTCTCAGCAGTGGCACCGCCCCCAACGTCAAGGAAGTTAGCGGGTGTTCCGCCGTAATAGTTGATCGTGTCCATAGTTGCCATAGCAAGTCCGGCGCCGTTAACCATACAGCCGATGTTCCCATCTAAAGAAATGTAGCTTAAGTCATACTTAGAGGCTTCAATTTCTTTTGGATCTTCTTCGTCGAAATCGCGAAGTTCCACAATATCTTTGTGGCGGTAAAGAGCGTTTTCATCGAAATCAAATTTCGCATCAAGTGCTAAAATATTGCCGTCGCCAGTTTCAACTAACGGGTTAATCTCAACGATAGACGCATCTTTTTCGATAAATACTGTGTATAGTCCAAGCATGAATTTCGCCGCTTTGTTTACAAGCTTTGGCGGGATGTTCATGTTGAAAGCCATACGGCGTGCCTGGAAACCAGTCAAACCGATTACTGGATCGATTACTTCTTTGAAGATTTTTTCAGGAGTGTTTTCAGAAACTTCTTCGATATCGACTCCGCCCTCTTCAGAGCCCATAAGAGTGACACGAGCAGTTTGGCGATCTAGCACCAATCCGATGTAATACTCCTTCTTAATGTCAGATCCTTCTTCGATCAAAAGGCGTTTAATTTCTTTACCTTCTGGACCTGTCTGGTGAGTCACAAGAACTTTACCTAAAAGTTCTTTCGCGTATGCACGGACTTCATCCAGATTTTTAGCGATTTTAACACCGCCAGCTTTGCCTCGTCCACCTGCGTGGATTTGTGCTTTTACCACGACAACATCAGTACTCA is part of the Planococcus sp. PAMC 21323 genome and encodes:
- the trmFO gene encoding FADH(2)-oxidizing methylenetetrahydrofolate--tRNA-(uracil(54)-C(5))-methyltransferase TrmFO, with the translated sequence MTKYVNVIGAGLAGSEAAWQIAKRGVNVRLFEMRPVQQTAAHHTDKFAELVCSNSLRANSLTNAVGVIKEEMRKLDSVIIESADGASVPAGGALAVDRHEFAAAVTDKVKNHPLVEVINEEVTEIPEGITIIATGPLTSPALAEKIRDLTGEEYLYFYDAAAPIVEKDSIDMDKVYLKSRYDKGEAAYLNCPMTEEEFMRFHKALVEAEVVPLKEFEKEIYFEGCMPVEVMAARGEKTLTFGPMKPVGLEDPKTGERPYAVVQLRQDDAAGTLYNIVGFQTHLKWGPQKEVLKLIPGLENVEIVRYGVMHRNTFINSPRVLKPTYQLKADDNIFFAGQMTGVEGYVESAGSGLLAGINAAKLALGEELLVFPAETALGSMARYITEADSKNFQPMNVNFGLFPDLGERIRSKSERAEKHANRALESIQNYMNTVSV
- the topA gene encoding type I DNA topoisomerase, with the protein product MADFLVIVESPAKAKTIERYLGKKYKVRASLGHLRDLPRSQMGVDVENNYEPRYITIRGKGPILQDLKKEAKKAKKVFLAADPDREGEAIAWHLATALGIDQTSDCRVVFNEITKDAIKESFKHPRKIDMDLVDAQQARRILDRLVGYSISPLLWKKVKKGLSAGRVQSVALRLVIDRENEIKIFEPEEYWSITGEFEKSKKNFEAQFYGNTKEKMKLHNEADVKEVLASMSGKDFNVNRVVKKERKRNPSPSFTTSSLQQEAARKLNFRAKKTMMLAQQLYEGIAVGKEGITGLITYMRTDSTRISDTAKKDTIDFIVENYGDEYVTQKAAAKQSAKSQDAHEAVRPTSVMRTPESMKSILSRDLYRLYKLIWDRFVASQMSSAVLDTVMAELQNGEAVFRANGSQVKFPGFMKLYIEGTDDQKEEKDNILPEMAEGDVVKAIDITPNQHFTQPPPRFTEARLVRALEELGIGRPSTYAPTLDTIQKRGYVTLDAKRFIPTELGEIVHQLVLEFFPDILNIEFTAKMEHDLDTVEEGEIEWRSIIDAFYRKFEKNVEVAENEMEKVQIKDEPAGEDCELCGAPMVYKLGRYGKFMACSNFPECRNTKAIVKHIGVTCPTCKQGEIVERKSKKRRIFYGCERYPECEFVSWDKPIERPCPKCSELLVEKKVKKGVQINCTSCDYKEEVQ
- the dprA gene encoding DNA-processing protein DprA: MNDEFTKRLLALHYVYPKSLQKLLPLFSDDPDLTRLEKKSPNELMWLLNIKLEQAIKLKASYRQSLTYPLHETYAKYKILPISYQHPLYPENLLELIDPPAVLYAKGDLTLLKNPQKVAIIGSRKATIYTQKALQKIVPPLVEKGYVIVSGLAKGADAMAHQKTIDLGGHTIAVTGSGFLHPYPKENAGLNHIIEERHLVLTEYPPYVKPEKWNFPMRNRIISGLSKGIIVTEAQIKSGTLSTIEHALDHGKDIFAVPGNIDSLLSEGPHKLIVEGAKPVWNGWQVLEEYQHMTAEKE
- the sucD gene encoding succinate--CoA ligase subunit alpha produces the protein MSVYINKDTKVLVQGITGSTALFHTKQMLEYGTKIVAGVTPGKGGTEAEGVPVFNTVEEAVKATGANVSVIYVPAPFAADAILEAVEAELDMAICITEHIPVLDMVKVNRYMEGKKTRLVGPNCPGVITPDECKIGIMPGYIHKKGHVGVVSRSGTLTYEATHQLSEEGIGQSTAVGIGGDPVNGTNFIDVLKEFNEDEDTYAVVMIGEIGGTAEEEAAEWVKANMTKPVVGFIGGQTAPEGKRMGHAGAIISGGKGTAADKIKAMNEAGIEVADTPSVIGETLIKVIKEKGLYDKCKTH
- the sucC gene encoding ADP-forming succinate--CoA ligase subunit beta, which gives rise to MNIHEYQGKELLRQYGVAVSYGTVAFSPEEAVKAAKELSTDVVVVKAQIHAGGRGKAGGVKIAKNLDEVRAYAKELLGKVLVTHQTGPEGKEIKRLLIEEGSDIKKEYYIGLVLDRQTARVTLMGSEEGGVDIEEVSENTPEKIFKEVIDPVIGLTGFQARRMAFNMNIPPKLVNKAAKFMLGLYTVFIEKDASIVEINPLVETGDGNILALDAKFDFDENALYRHKDIVELRDFDEEDPKEIEASKYDLSYISLDGNIGCMVNGAGLAMATMDTINYYGGTPANFLDVGGGATAEKVTEAFKIILSDKNVKGIFVNIFGGIMKCDIIAEGVIQAAKEVSLEVPLVVRLEGTNVELGKKLLNESGLNIVAAGTMADGAKQIVELVG